From Phragmites australis chromosome 5, lpPhrAust1.1, whole genome shotgun sequence, a single genomic window includes:
- the LOC133918145 gene encoding cytokinin hydroxylase-like, translating into MELVAAGNLACGGAMAVLAVLLCSFIYAAWLSPAATRRRLRSAGFDGPRPSFPLGNLVEITATKNRTAAAPGPGVSSDIHGGVFPYFARWRGAFGKVFVYWLGTEPFLYVADPEFLKYATAGALGKHWGKPDVFRRDRMPMFGRGLVMAEGDEWARHRHIITPAFSATNLNDMIGLMEETTAKMLGEWSEAVASGQSVIDVESGVVKNAAEIIAKASFGITDDEGGARVFEKLQAMQAMLFRSNRLVGVPLARLLHVRKTYEAWKLGREIDALLLEIIEARRRRRHGSSNKNNGKDLLSLLLAGNEASAGAERKLTTRELVDECKTFFFGGHETTALALSWTLLMLAAHPEWQAALREEVREVAGAELNAGALGRLTKMGWVMNEVLRLYPPSPNVQRQALQDVAAAEGKAIPRGTNMWVDVVAMHHDVALWGEDAHEFRPERFARDPVQGGCRHRMGFLPFGFGARICVGRNLTAMEYRVVLAMLLRRFELSVAPEYRHAPRIMLSLRPSNGIQLRLTPASA; encoded by the exons ATGGAGCTGGTAGCAGCAGGTAACCTGGCATGCGGCGGCGCCATGGCCGTGCTCGCCGTCCTGCTCTGCTCCTTCATCTACGCTGCATGGCTCTCCCCTGCCGCGACCAGGCGCCGCCTCCGCAGTGCCGGCTTTGACGGGCCCAGACCGTCCTTTCCCTTGGGCAACCTGGTCGAGATCACGGCAACTAAGAACAGAaccgcggcggcgccgggcCCGGGCGTGAGCAGTGACATCCACGGCGGCGTGTTCCCGTACTTCGCGCGGTGGCGCGGGGCGTTCGGGAAGGTGTTCGTGTACTGGCTGGGCACGGAGCCCTTCCTGTACGTGGCCGACCCGGAGTTCCTCAAGTACGCCAccgccggcgcgctcggcaAGCACTGGGGCAAACCCGACGTGTTCCGCCGCGACCGCATGCCAATGTTCGGCAGGGGGCTCGTCATGGCTGAGGGTGACGAGTGGGCCCGCCACCGCCACATCATCACGCCTGCTTTCTCCGCCACCAACCTCAAC GACATGATCGGCCTCATGGAGGAGACGACCGCAAAGATGCTTGGGGAGTGGAGCGAGGCGGTGGCCTCAGGCCAGAGCGTGATCGACGTGGAGAGCGGCGTCGTCAAGAACGCCGCCGAAATCATTGCCAAGGCGAGCTTCGGCATCACCGATGACGAGGGCGGCGCGCGGGtgttcgagaagctgcaggccATGCAGGCGATGCTGTTCCGGTCGAACCGCCTGGTCGGCGTGCCCCTAGCGCGGCTGCTGCACGTCCGCAAGACGTACGAGGCGTGGAAGCTCGGGCGGGAGATCGACGCGCTGCTCCTGGAGATCATCGaggcgcgccggcgccggcgccacgGGAGCAGCAACAAGAACAACGGGAAGGACCTTCTGTCGCTGCTGCTGGCCGGGAACGAGGCGAGCGCGGGCGCGGAGAGGAAGCTGACGACGCGGGAGCTGGTGGACGAGTGCAAGACGTTCTTCTTCGGCGGGCACGAGACGACGGCGCTGGCGCTGTCGTGGACGCTGCTGATGCTGGCGGCGCACCCGGAGTGGCAGGCGGCGCTGCGGGAGGAGGTCCGGGAGGTGGCCGGCGCGGAACTGAACGCGGGCGCGCTGGGCCGGCTGACGAAGATGGGGTGGGTGATGAACGAGGTGCTGCGGCTGTACCCGCCGTCGCCGAACGTGCAGCGGCAGGCGCTGCAGGACGTGGCGGCAGCGGAGGGGAAGGCGATCCCGCGGGGCACCAACATGTGGGTGGACGTGGTGGCGATGCACCACGACGTGGCGCTGTGGGGCGAGGACGCGCACGAGTTCCGGCCGGAGCGGTTCGCGCGGGACCCGGTGCAGGGCGGGTGCCGGCACCGGATGGGGTTCCTGCCGTTCGGGTTCGGGGCCCGGATCTGCGTGGGGCGGAACCTGACGGCCATGGAGTACCGCGTGGTGCTGGCCATGCTGCTGCGCCGGTTCGAGCTGTCCGTGGCGCCCGAGTACCGTCACGCGCCCAGGATCATGCTCTCGCTCAGGCCCTCCAATGGCATCCAGCTCCGCCTCACGCCAGCATCTGCGTGA
- the LOC133920147 gene encoding zinc finger protein ZAT5-like: MQTELSERESKPALMAPTSSTEHSGELVDRHQPLAAVVKRKRTKRPRHQPLASSASSSESTTTEEEDMAHCLILLAQGGAGAPHAAVDSKPSPSPAPQLPAQQQAQPLHPAAAPPVVVKSERYTSRKYTEAATTADGVRAGFYVYECKTCNKCFPTFQALGGHRASHKKPRLANADEEIANTNAIIITTTIKQKPPMATASPPPPPPPPQVEIAVFPDVTTALCLNNVAASSSKLRVHECSICGAEFASGQALGGHMRRHRPLNAPERAVTAITTDTKKEGSASINLELDLNLPAPSDEEAVSLPPPSPPPAVVLGLGQFSDGKKAGLMLTASALVDCHY; the protein is encoded by the coding sequence ATGCAAACGGAGCTGTCCGAGAGGGAGAGCAAGCCAGCGCTCATGGCGCCCACGTCCTCCACGGAGCACTCCGGCGAGCTGGTGGACAGGCACCagcccctcgccgccgtcgtGAAGCGCAAGCGCACCAAGAGGCCGCGCCACCAACCGCTGGCGTCGTCCGCATCCTCATCGGAGAGCACGACCACCGAGGAGGAAGACATGGCCCACTGCCTCATCCTCCTCGCCCAGGGCGGCGCAGGGGCGCCCCACGCCGCCGTGGACTCCAAGCCATCGCCATCACCGGCGCCACAGCTGCCGGCGCAGCAGCAGGCACAGCCGTTGCACCCGGCCGCCGCCCCGCCGGTGGTGGTCAAGAGCGAGAGGTACACGAGCCGAAAGTACACGGAGGCGGCGACCACGGCGGACGGCGTCAGGGCCGGGTTCTACGTGTACGAGTGCAAGACGTGCAACAAGTGCTTCCCCACCTTCCAAGCGCTCGGCGGCCACCGCGCCAGCCACAAGAAGCCACGCCTCGCCAACGCCGACGAGGAGATCGCCAACACCAacgccatcatcatcaccaccaccataaAGCAGAAGCCACCGATGGCGAcagcatcgccgccgccgccgccgcctccccctcaGGTCGAGATCGCCGTCTTCCCGGACGTCACCACCGCGCTGTGCCTCAACAACGtcgccgcaagcagcagcaaGCTGAGAGTGCACGAGTGCTCGATATGCGGCGCCGAGTTCGCATCGGGGCAGGCGCTGGGCGGGCACATGCGGCGCCACCGGCCACTGAACGCGCCGGAGCGCGCGGTGACCGCGATCACCACGGACACTAAGAAAGAGGGGAGCGCAAGCATCAACCTAGAGCTCGACCTCAACCTGCCGGCGCCGTCCGACGAGGAAGCCGTGTCGCTTCCACCCCCGTCCCCGCCACCGGCTGTTGTGCTCGGTCTCGGGCAGTTCAGCGACGGCAAGAAGGCTGGCCTTATGCTGACAGCCTCAGCGCTGGTGGATTGCCATTATTGA
- the LOC133920149 gene encoding AT-hook motif nuclear-localized protein 9-like, translating into MDGRESTVASGPNFSSFYAQHRGIGGPGVAGHSAGLHSPPPGGYRQHLDAVSAGYGFQTPQVGGPHIGQGYHHVEASPPVAQHSAGGGAGAGGSMDIGMGVAVGADAKGDQGSGAGQDEHVKKKRGRPRKYKPDGAVTLGLSPSSSSTPHSSSSGMAMVTTPGSGFGSGGSGSGAPSEKRGRGRPPGSGKMQQLASLGKWFLGSVGTGFTPHVIIISPGEDIAARIMAFSQQGPRAVCIISATGAVSTATLHQDSESGGVVTYEGRFEILCLSGSYLVLDDGGIRTRSGGLCIALCGPDHRVIGGSVGGVLRAAGTVQVIVGSFMYGGSKKNKAKAEAEADTGHEEPNAGEEEAPAMALPEHNMPPHPMSGWAPSMMRQMDSRSSNIDINSIRE; encoded by the exons ATGGACGGGAGGGAGTCCACGGTTGCATCGGGGCCGAACTTCTCCTCGTTCTACGCGCAGCACCGGGGCATCGGGGGTCCGGGTGTCGCCGGCCACTCGGCGGGGCTCCACAGCCCGCCGCCTGGCGGATACCGGCAGCATCTTGATGCAGTCTCTGCGGGGTACGGATTCCAGACCCCGCAAGTTGGGGGTCCCCACATTGGGCAGGGGTACCACCATGTTGAGGCCTCACCCCCTGTGGCGCAGCACAGCGCTGGtggtggcgccggcgccggtggtAGTATGGACATCGGCATGGGCGTGGCCGTGGGTGCTGATGCTAAAGGGGATCAGGGGAGTGGAGCTGGCCAGGATGAGCATGTGAAGAAGAAGCGGGGTAGGCCAAGGAAGTATAAGCCTGATGGGGCGGTGACGCTTGGGCTCTCGCCCTCTTCATCGTCAACACCTCACTCGTCGAGCTCGGGGATGGCCATGGTCACCACACCAGGTTCAGGATTTGGGTCTGGGGGTTCAGGGTCTGGTGCCCCATCAGAGAAACGTGGCAGAGGGCGACCACCTGGGTCTGGGAAGATGCAGCAGCTGGCTTCGCTTG GAAAGTGGTTTCTTGGCTCTGTTGGAACAGGTTTCACTCCTCATGTGATTATTATTTCACCAGGAGAG GACATTGCTGCCAGGATAATGGCGTTCTCGCAACAAGGCCCAAGAGCAGTGTGCATCATTTCAGCAACTGGGGCTGTTTCTACAGCAACCCTTCATCAGGATTCGGAATCTGGTGGCGTGGTTACATATGAG GGTCGATTTGAAATCCTGTGCCTTTCTGGGTCATACTTGGTGCTAGATGATGGCGGCATTCGAACCCGAAGCGGAGGCCTTTGCATTGCTTTGTGTGGTCCTGACCACAGGGTTATCGGTGGCAGTGTAGGTGGAGTCCTGAGAGCAGCTGGAACAGTTCAG GTGATAGTGGGGAGCTTCATGTATGGTggttcaaagaaaaataaagcgAAAGCGGAGGCAGAGGCAGACACCGGACATGAAGAACCGaatgcaggtgaggaagaggcccCTGCAATGGCACTGCCTGAGCACAACATGCCACCTCATCCGATGAGTGGGTGGGCACCCAGCATGATGAGGCAGATGGACTCGAGATCTTCGAACATAGATATCAACTCGATCCGTGAGTAG
- the LOC133920150 gene encoding uncharacterized protein LOC133920150, which produces MSKKNNLAKRKKQHEFDLQREKEAKEKQSKKLQAKKSKMKIDGGEMNRKGGKFKVGKKKVKTKLTALTKAKAAQAMEVDK; this is translated from the exons ATGtccaagaagaacaacctcGCCAAGAGGAAGAAGCAGCACGAGTTCGACCTCCAAA GGGAGAAGGAAGCCAAGGAGAAGCAGTCCAAGAAGCTGCAAGCCAAGAAATCCAAGATGAAG ATCGATGGTGGTGAAATGAATAGAAAGGGTGGTAAATTTAAGGTTGGCAAGAAAAAGGTGAAGACGAAACTTACAGCCTTAACGAAAGCCAAAGCTGCACAAGCCATGGAGGTCGACAAGTGA
- the LOC133920151 gene encoding remorin-like, whose product MESREAMEADMVAPAAAAGAGAGDVGGVAKNGPPVPVEKAADGSADRDAILAKVEMDRKLSTIKAWEESEKSKADNKAQKKMSCILSWENTKKASVEAKLRNREEKLEKKKAEYAEKMRNQIAAIHKEAEEKRASVEAKRHEEILKYEDMAAKHRSKGTTPAKKILGFF is encoded by the exons ATGGAGTCCCGGGAGGCGATGGAAGCGGATATGGTGGCGCCGGCGGCCGCTGCCGGCGCAGGCGCAGGCGATGTCGGTGGAGTAGCCAAGA ATGGACCTCCAGTGCCAGTAGAAAAGGCTGCAGATGGCTCGGCTGACAGAG ATGCCATACTTGCAAAGGTGGAGATGGACAGGAAATTGTCGACGATCAAGGCTTGGGAGGAGAGCGAGAAGAGCAAAGCCGACAACAA GGCTCAGAAGAAGATGTCATGCATCCTCTCGTGGGAGAACACAAAGAAGGCGTCAGTCGAAGCAAAACTGCGAAACCGAGAG GAGAAGCTGGAAAAGAAGAAGGCAGAGTATGCGGAGAAGATGAGGAACCAGATTGCAGCCATCCACAAGGAGGCAGAAGAGAAGCGTGCATCCGTGGAGGCCAAGAGACACGAGGAAATTCTCAAGTACGAGGATATGGCGGCCAAGCACCGATCCAAAGGGACTACCCCGGCGAAGAAAATCCTGGGCTTTTTTTAG